In one window of Bos taurus isolate L1 Dominette 01449 registration number 42190680 breed Hereford chromosome 15, ARS-UCD2.0, whole genome shotgun sequence DNA:
- the WT1 gene encoding Wilms tumor protein isoform X4, whose product MTSQLECMTWNQMNLGATLKGHGTGYESDNHTTPILCGAQYRIHTHGVFRGIQDVRRVPGVAPTLVRSASETSEKRPFMCAYPGCNKRYFKLSHLQMHSRKHTGEKPYQCDFKDCERRFSRSDQLKRHQRRHTGVKPFQCKTCQRKFSRSDHLKTHTRTHTGKTSEKPFSCRWPSCQKKFARSDELVRHHNMHQRNMSKLQLAL is encoded by the exons CCATGGCACGGGGTACGAGAGTGACAACCACACCACACCCATCCTCTGTGGCGCCCAGTACCGGATACACACCCACGGCGTCTTCAGGGGCATTCAG GATGTGCGGCGTGTGCCTGGAGTGGCCCCGACTCTTGTCCGGTCGGCATCTGAGACCAGTGAGAAGCGCCCCTTCATGTGTGCTTACCCAGGCTGCAATAAGAGATATTTTAAGCTGTCCCACTTACAGATGCACAGCCGGAAGCACACTG GTGAGAAACCATACCAGTGTGACTTCAAGGACTGTGAACGAAGGTTTTCTCGTTCAGACCAGCTCAAAAGACACCAAAGGAGACACACAG GTGTGAAACCATTCCAGTGTAAAACTTGTCAGCGAAAGTTCTCCCGTTCCGACCACCTGAAGACCCACACCAGGACTCATACAGGTAAAACAA GTGAGAAGCCCTTCAGCTGTCGGTGGCCCAGTTGTCAGAAAAAGTTTGCCCGGTCAGACGAATTGGTCCGCCATCACAACATGCACCAGAGAAATATGAGCAAGCTGCAGCTGGCGCTCTGA